In Microvenator marinus, one genomic interval encodes:
- a CDS encoding caspase family protein: MRKLLATLVGAAALTLCVNASAETRTYALIVANNGSVDENVEPLRYADDDGARFFEIFSDYADEAHLLTTLDAESQRTFPKVVAHTTPPTLKNVKAQVKSLAEKIAADKEAGIRSEVYLVFTGHGNVDSNGEGYLSMADGKLERSELMRDVIRPLDASFTHVIIDACHAYFMVKSRGGWEDDRSGRTLDSELQAFLRDGKATSNMPTVGLILSTAGAQEVHEWSEFGAGVFSHQLRSGLLGAADADGDSRVTYQELEAYLVAANAAVTNPKAKIKVFVEAPKQDRNTALANLDKFSGGRLALDAPGERLWIEDSRGVRYADVNPGPGLAGELRLLSPGTYYARTRTKLARLNTSESTTLAQLTWEVAPNQARSAVGEAFREQLFATPFGPAFVAGFSAGREASTSSSVQLRSESAWNTELNVHYALGSAILDAPGFEHQLSLSVGGTHEAGWRLAGFTEYGLSTDGSNFGHRAALGFEGGWRAMFGDFSLGLAGRIGPQFVVRDQPELSSDPLGLRVAGHLNLGWRVSESFAPFALLGYGLNVVTTTSRDETTENLDASLFAGLGIRW, from the coding sequence ATGAGAAAGTTACTTGCCACCTTGGTGGGAGCCGCCGCTTTGACCCTTTGCGTGAATGCCTCGGCTGAGACACGAACCTACGCTCTGATCGTAGCCAATAACGGGAGCGTGGACGAGAACGTGGAGCCGCTCAGGTACGCCGACGACGACGGCGCACGATTTTTCGAAATCTTTAGTGATTATGCGGATGAGGCGCACCTTCTGACTACGCTCGACGCGGAGTCTCAGCGCACCTTTCCAAAGGTCGTGGCGCATACCACGCCGCCCACGTTGAAGAACGTCAAAGCTCAAGTAAAGAGCCTGGCTGAAAAGATCGCCGCCGATAAAGAGGCAGGTATTCGCTCTGAGGTCTATCTGGTCTTCACGGGCCACGGCAACGTGGACTCCAATGGCGAGGGCTATCTGTCCATGGCGGACGGAAAGCTCGAGCGCTCGGAGCTCATGAGGGATGTGATCCGCCCGCTGGACGCGAGCTTTACGCACGTGATCATCGACGCCTGCCACGCCTACTTTATGGTGAAATCTCGCGGAGGTTGGGAAGACGATCGGTCTGGGCGAACGCTCGATTCCGAGCTTCAGGCGTTTTTGCGCGACGGAAAGGCCACCTCCAATATGCCGACTGTGGGCCTGATCTTGAGCACGGCAGGAGCACAGGAAGTCCATGAATGGAGCGAGTTTGGAGCTGGTGTATTCAGTCACCAACTGCGATCTGGGCTCCTCGGAGCCGCAGATGCGGACGGTGACTCGCGCGTGACCTATCAGGAGTTGGAGGCTTATTTGGTGGCTGCGAACGCTGCGGTGACCAATCCGAAAGCCAAGATCAAAGTCTTTGTGGAGGCGCCTAAGCAGGACCGCAATACAGCGTTGGCAAATCTGGATAAATTCAGCGGTGGCCGCCTGGCCTTGGATGCGCCGGGCGAACGCCTCTGGATCGAGGATTCTCGCGGGGTTCGATACGCCGACGTCAACCCGGGCCCTGGGCTTGCAGGCGAGCTTCGGCTCTTGAGTCCCGGAACGTATTACGCGCGAACTCGCACCAAATTGGCGCGACTCAACACTTCTGAGAGTACAACGCTCGCCCAGCTCACATGGGAAGTCGCCCCAAATCAGGCGCGCTCGGCGGTGGGCGAAGCGTTTAGAGAGCAGCTCTTTGCCACGCCGTTTGGGCCGGCATTTGTGGCTGGTTTTAGCGCGGGACGCGAGGCCTCGACCTCTAGTAGCGTTCAGCTCCGGTCCGAGTCGGCTTGGAATACCGAGTTGAACGTGCACTATGCCCTCGGTTCGGCCATCCTCGATGCGCCAGGCTTTGAGCACCAACTCAGCCTGAGTGTTGGCGGCACACATGAGGCAGGCTGGCGTCTGGCGGGTTTCACCGAGTACGGGCTCTCCACAGACGGGTCCAATTTTGGGCATCGCGCGGCGCTCGGATTCGAGGGCGGTTGGCGAGCCATGTTCGGGGATTTCTCGCTCGGACTTGCCGGCCGGATCGGCCCTCAGTTTGTGGTGCGCGATCAGCCCGAACTGAGTTCGGACCCCCTTGGGCTCCGAGTGGCTGGTCATCTGAACCTCGGCTGGAGAGTTTCTGAGTCCTTTGCGCCGTTTGCTCTTCTCGGCTACGGGCTAAACGTTGTGACCACAACTAGCCGAGACGAAACCACCGAGAATCTAGATGCATCTCTATTCGCTGGCCTCGGCATTCGCTGGTAG
- the fusA gene encoding elongation factor G — protein sequence MAKDLNLLRNIGISAHIDSGKTTLTERILFYTGRINAIHEVRGKDGVGAKMDSMDLEREKGITIQSAATYATWGKYNLNVIDTPGHVDFTIEVERALRVLDGAILVLCSVAGVQSQSITVDRQMKRYNVPCIAFVNKCDRAGADPLRVCEQLRTDLGHNSVMIQHPIGLEDRHAGHVDLLNMRAYYFDGDNGEIIREEDIPADLVEVCEAQREKLLEALADHNDELAMLFLEGEEVPYDLALATLRKAAIARKITPVCCGSAYKNKGIQRLLDKVCELLPSPLEIGYHALDQDNDEQEVQLEPVPEKPLVMLAFKLEDGRYGQLTYCRVYQGKLDKGDTIFNCVNNKKHKAGRLVQMHADEMHDVESAQAGDIVALFGIDCASGDTFTDGTVNYTMTSMFVPEPVVTLAVEPKKKDGLANFSKAINRFSKEDPTFRVHRDEESGQTIIGGMGELHLEVYIERIRREYGVEVEVGQPQVAYREAISSRADFNYTHKKQTGGSGQFARVAGYLEPTTEEGVNYEFVNNIVGGVIPKEYQPSCDKGFQQAMQEGALIGFPVVNIRACINDGQFHPVDSSDMAFQIASRAAFREAYMKANPIILEPIMKVVADTPEEFAGTVLGTLNKRRGVIVGNTSKHGISSIEAEVPLSEMFGYSNELRSGTQGKAEFSMEFKKYGPVPRQIQEELVKEYQAKRAAGR from the coding sequence ATGGCGAAAGACCTAAATCTACTGCGAAATATTGGAATTTCAGCGCATATCGACTCCGGTAAAACGACGCTCACCGAGCGCATTCTCTTTTACACGGGCCGCATCAACGCGATTCACGAAGTGCGCGGTAAAGACGGTGTCGGCGCCAAGATGGACTCGATGGATCTTGAGCGCGAAAAAGGTATTACGATTCAGTCCGCGGCGACCTACGCGACCTGGGGCAAGTACAACCTGAACGTCATCGACACTCCGGGCCACGTAGACTTCACCATCGAGGTGGAACGTGCGCTGCGCGTGCTCGACGGCGCTATCCTCGTGCTCTGCTCGGTGGCTGGGGTTCAGTCGCAGTCCATCACGGTGGACCGTCAGATGAAGCGCTACAACGTGCCTTGTATCGCGTTCGTGAATAAATGTGACCGCGCAGGTGCGGATCCGTTGCGCGTGTGCGAGCAGCTTCGCACCGACCTCGGCCATAACTCGGTCATGATCCAGCACCCGATCGGTCTTGAGGACCGTCACGCGGGTCACGTGGACCTTCTGAACATGCGCGCTTACTACTTCGACGGCGACAACGGTGAGATCATCCGTGAAGAAGATATCCCTGCGGATCTCGTTGAAGTCTGTGAAGCACAGCGTGAAAAGCTTCTGGAAGCGCTCGCTGACCACAATGACGAGCTCGCGATGCTCTTCCTTGAGGGCGAAGAAGTCCCTTACGACCTAGCTCTCGCGACCCTTCGAAAAGCAGCGATCGCACGTAAAATTACGCCAGTCTGCTGCGGTTCTGCATATAAGAACAAAGGCATTCAGCGACTTCTCGACAAAGTCTGTGAACTCCTTCCGAGCCCGCTCGAGATTGGGTACCATGCACTTGACCAGGACAACGATGAGCAAGAGGTGCAACTCGAGCCAGTGCCTGAGAAGCCACTCGTCATGCTTGCGTTCAAACTTGAAGATGGCCGCTACGGCCAGCTCACCTATTGCCGTGTTTACCAGGGTAAACTCGACAAAGGCGACACCATCTTCAACTGTGTGAACAACAAGAAGCACAAGGCTGGTCGTCTGGTTCAGATGCACGCCGACGAGATGCACGATGTGGAATCGGCTCAAGCCGGCGATATCGTGGCGCTCTTCGGTATCGACTGCGCCTCCGGTGATACCTTCACCGACGGCACCGTCAACTACACCATGACCTCGATGTTCGTTCCTGAGCCTGTGGTGACGCTCGCTGTGGAGCCGAAGAAGAAGGACGGCCTTGCCAACTTCTCCAAAGCCATCAACCGCTTCTCGAAAGAAGACCCAACCTTCCGCGTCCACCGCGACGAGGAGTCAGGGCAGACCATCATCGGCGGTATGGGTGAGCTTCACCTTGAAGTCTACATCGAGCGTATCCGTCGTGAGTACGGTGTGGAAGTTGAAGTGGGTCAGCCACAGGTTGCCTACCGCGAGGCGATTTCGTCGCGTGCAGACTTCAACTACACCCACAAGAAGCAGACCGGTGGTTCGGGTCAGTTCGCTCGCGTGGCTGGCTACCTCGAGCCAACTACTGAGGAAGGCGTCAACTACGAGTTCGTCAACAATATCGTTGGTGGTGTGATTCCGAAGGAATACCAACCATCCTGCGACAAGGGCTTCCAGCAGGCCATGCAAGAAGGCGCGCTCATCGGATTCCCCGTGGTCAATATCCGTGCGTGCATCAATGACGGTCAGTTCCACCCCGTTGACTCGAGTGATATGGCGTTCCAGATCGCGTCACGCGCTGCGTTCCGCGAAGCCTACATGAAGGCTAACCCAATCATCCTCGAGCCGATCATGAAGGTTGTGGCTGACACCCCTGAGGAGTTCGCAGGAACCGTGCTCGGAACGCTCAACAAGCGTCGTGGTGTCATCGTGGGCAATACGTCCAAGCACGGCATCAGCTCGATCGAAGCTGAAGTTCCATTGAGCGAGATGTTCGGTTACTCCAACGAACTTCGTTCGGGTACACAAGGAAAGGCTGAATTCTCCATGGAATTCAAAAAGTACGGACCGGTTCCACGCCAGATCCAAGAGGAGTTGGTCAAGGAATACCAGGCTAAGCGCGCTGCTGGCCGCTGA